From Thermoanaerobacter uzonensis DSM 18761, a single genomic window includes:
- the aroF gene encoding 3-deoxy-7-phosphoheptulonate synthase, whose protein sequence is MNLKIIGDKNNKISVKIGNITIGKDKLIIAGPCAVENEEMLVKIAEKVKSWSANALRGGAYKPRTSPYSFQGLGIDGLKMLRNVGDMFNLPVVTEVLDVRDVEIVERYADVFQIGSRNMQNFSLLKEVGKTKKPVLLKRGFSATYEEWLYAAEYIAIEGNANIIMCERGIRTFETYTRNTLDITAIPVIHELSNLPIIADVSHGTGKRSLIIPMAKAAIAAGADGIMVEVHPEPNKALSDGEQSLDFSQFEELMREIKSY, encoded by the coding sequence ATGAACCTTAAAATAATTGGCGATAAAAATAATAAAATATCAGTAAAAATTGGGAATATAACTATTGGTAAAGACAAACTTATAATAGCAGGACCCTGCGCTGTTGAGAATGAGGAAATGCTTGTAAAAATAGCAGAAAAAGTTAAAAGCTGGAGCGCAAATGCTTTAAGAGGAGGAGCTTATAAGCCCCGCACCTCTCCTTATTCTTTTCAAGGTTTAGGGATTGATGGACTTAAAATGCTGAGAAATGTAGGCGATATGTTTAATTTGCCTGTTGTAACTGAAGTTTTGGATGTGAGGGATGTTGAAATTGTTGAAAGATATGCTGATGTTTTTCAAATAGGTTCAAGAAATATGCAGAATTTTTCACTTCTCAAAGAGGTAGGAAAAACCAAAAAGCCTGTTTTGTTAAAGCGGGGGTTTTCAGCCACATATGAGGAGTGGCTTTATGCAGCGGAATATATTGCTATTGAAGGAAACGCCAACATCATCATGTGTGAAAGAGGTATAAGGACTTTTGAAACTTATACGCGAAATACTTTAGATATAACTGCTATTCCAGTAATTCATGAACTTTCAAACTTGCCTATTATCGCAGATGTAAGCCATGGTACAGGGAAACGAAGCTTAATTATACCAATGGCGAAGGCTGCAATAGCTGCTGGTGCAGATGGAATAATGGTGGAAGTTCACCCTGAGCCCAATAAAGCATTATCTGATGGAGAACAGTCCCTTGATTTTTCCCAATTTGAAGAATTGATGAGAGAGATAAAAAGCTATTGA
- a CDS encoding phosphoribosylanthranilate isomerase, whose protein sequence is MVKVKICGLRRKEDIEYANELKPDYVGFVFAKSKRQVEVEQALYLISLLDREIKTVGVFVNEPVGNALKIAQTLNLDVLQFHGDETQDYIDNFKNFTVWKAIRIKDKEDLEKTKEFRANSFVFDTLTKNEYGGTGKTFNWEVLKGIELNVPIILAGGLNENNVEEAIKIVNPYAVDVSSGVETEGYKDFKKMKSFIEKVRGIR, encoded by the coding sequence TTGGTAAAAGTAAAAATTTGCGGACTGAGAAGGAAAGAGGATATTGAATATGCCAATGAGCTAAAACCTGATTATGTAGGATTTGTCTTTGCAAAAAGCAAAAGACAAGTAGAGGTAGAACAGGCTTTATACCTCATAAGCCTTCTTGATAGAGAGATCAAAACAGTAGGAGTTTTTGTAAATGAACCAGTGGGAAATGCATTAAAGATAGCTCAAACACTAAATCTCGATGTTTTACAGTTTCACGGTGATGAAACACAGGATTATATAGATAATTTTAAAAATTTCACAGTGTGGAAGGCAATACGCATAAAAGACAAAGAAGATTTGGAAAAAACAAAAGAATTTAGAGCAAACAGTTTTGTATTTGACACTTTGACAAAAAACGAATACGGTGGTACAGGAAAAACATTTAATTGGGAAGTTTTGAAGGGGATTGAATTGAATGTTCCAATAATTTTGGCAGGAGGGCTAAATGAAAACAATGTAGAGGAAGCTATAAAAATAGTAAATCCCTATGCTGTTGACGTCTCCAGTGGCGTTGAGACAGAAGGTTATAAAGATTTTAAAAAAATGAAATCATTTATTGAAAAAGTGAGGGGTATTCGATGA
- the trpE gene encoding anthranilate synthase component I, protein MVNISKEDFCEHKKRGYVFPVYAEINGDELTPINIFYSLEGKNKFLLESANGGTNWGRYSFIGKDPYLSILSYNRDIKIITDREEHRKGMAFEEIKNVLQVNYNPLGLDIPFVGGAVGYVSYDTIRLYERLLDKNPDEINIPDVYFMFYKSFICYDHFKHRIYVVYNVYPEEDVEYEEVLQKINELLQEVKSNAPQFHDLPSQQEKEIYYNFTKEEFCKIVEKAKEYIEKGDIFQVVLSQRLKAAVSSHPFEIYRRLRSKNPSPYLFYIDFGDFQLLGSSPESLVSVFGDKVTTNPIAGTRRRGKDEEEDLRLKEELLKDEKERAEHVMLVDLGRNDIGKVSEFGSVKIERFMEVDFYSHVMHIVSTVSGKLKRGLTAFDALIACLPAGTVSGAPKIRAMEIIDELENVRRSFYAGAVGYFSYNGNMDMCIAIRTILFKEGYAYLQAGAGIVYDSIPEMEYYETLNKAMALKEVL, encoded by the coding sequence GTGGTAAACATTTCTAAAGAAGATTTTTGCGAACACAAAAAAAGAGGATATGTCTTCCCGGTCTATGCAGAAATAAACGGAGATGAATTGACGCCAATAAACATTTTTTATAGTCTTGAAGGCAAAAACAAATTTTTACTGGAAAGTGCAAATGGAGGTACTAACTGGGGGAGATATTCCTTTATAGGAAAAGACCCATATTTATCAATTCTAAGTTACAACAGAGATATAAAAATTATCACAGACAGAGAAGAGCATAGAAAAGGTATGGCCTTTGAAGAGATAAAAAATGTTTTACAGGTTAATTATAATCCTTTAGGACTTGATATTCCTTTTGTAGGGGGGGCTGTGGGTTATGTATCTTACGATACGATAAGGCTTTATGAAAGACTGCTGGATAAAAACCCTGATGAAATAAATATACCGGATGTATACTTTATGTTTTATAAAAGTTTTATTTGCTATGACCACTTTAAACACAGAATCTATGTTGTTTATAATGTGTATCCTGAGGAAGACGTAGAATATGAAGAAGTTTTGCAAAAAATTAATGAACTTTTGCAAGAGGTAAAATCAAATGCTCCTCAATTTCATGACCTTCCATCGCAACAAGAAAAGGAAATTTATTACAATTTTACAAAAGAAGAGTTTTGTAAAATTGTTGAAAAAGCAAAAGAATACATCGAAAAAGGAGACATATTCCAAGTAGTGTTGTCTCAAAGGTTAAAAGCAGCAGTAAGCTCCCACCCTTTCGAGATATACAGAAGATTAAGGTCAAAAAATCCATCTCCATATCTTTTTTACATCGATTTTGGTGATTTTCAGCTTCTTGGTTCTTCACCTGAAAGCCTTGTAAGTGTTTTTGGAGACAAAGTGACTACAAATCCAATAGCGGGTACAAGGCGAAGAGGAAAAGATGAAGAAGAAGATTTAAGACTTAAAGAGGAACTTTTAAAAGATGAAAAGGAAAGGGCAGAGCATGTGATGCTAGTTGACCTTGGAAGAAATGACATAGGAAAAGTTAGTGAATTTGGAAGTGTAAAAATAGAGCGTTTTATGGAAGTAGATTTTTACTCTCATGTAATGCACATTGTATCGACTGTTTCAGGAAAGCTAAAAAGAGGACTTACGGCTTTTGATGCTCTTATAGCTTGTCTTCCTGCAGGTACAGTTTCTGGGGCACCAAAAATAAGGGCGATGGAAATAATAGACGAACTTGAAAATGTGAGAAGGTCTTTTTACGCAGGAGCTGTTGGTTATTTTTCCTACAATGGCAATATGGATATGTGCATAGCAATAAGGACTATTCTCTTCAAGGAAGGTTATGCTTACCTTCAAGCGGGAGCAGGTATTGTATATGATTCAATTCCTGAAATGGAATATTACGAAACTTTAAATAAGGCAATGGCTCTTAAGGAGGTTCTTTGA
- the trpD gene encoding anthranilate phosphoribosyltransferase, which translates to MLQEAIKKIVLKESLEEKEAYAVMNEIMSGNATPSLIGGILIGLRLKGESVEEITGFAKAMRDNAIKVELASNYVIDTCGTGGDGGKTFNISTAVAIIASTAGVKVAKHGNRAVSSRSGSADVLRELGFDIEAEPQKTKKLIEEKGMGFLFAPKYHVAMKNVAGIRKELGTRTVFNVLGPLTNPAFVKGQVLGVYDKELIHPLAEVLLRLGIEKAMVVHGFDGLDEITTTSPTFVSEVKEGKVIDYVIDPGDYGIPYAKLEDLEGKDAKENAQIILNILRGEKGPKRDIVVLNAAAALYIGKVVEDLKEGIKVANYLIDTGLALDKLTEILEYQRRLS; encoded by the coding sequence ATGTTACAAGAAGCTATTAAAAAAATTGTTTTAAAGGAAAGTCTTGAAGAAAAAGAAGCTTATGCTGTTATGAATGAAATTATGAGTGGTAATGCAACTCCTTCTTTAATAGGGGGCATATTAATAGGACTACGATTAAAAGGTGAAAGCGTGGAAGAAATAACAGGTTTCGCGAAGGCAATGAGAGACAATGCAATAAAAGTAGAACTTGCCTCTAACTATGTGATAGATACTTGTGGGACAGGAGGTGACGGTGGAAAGACATTCAATATTTCAACGGCAGTTGCTATAATTGCTTCAACTGCGGGTGTAAAAGTTGCAAAACATGGCAACAGAGCTGTTTCGAGCAGGAGCGGCAGTGCTGATGTTTTGAGGGAATTGGGATTTGACATTGAGGCAGAACCACAAAAGACAAAAAAATTAATTGAAGAAAAAGGAATGGGATTTTTATTCGCACCTAAATATCACGTTGCAATGAAAAACGTAGCAGGCATTAGAAAAGAGTTAGGCACAAGAACGGTATTTAATGTTTTAGGACCATTGACAAATCCCGCATTTGTAAAAGGACAGGTGTTAGGAGTTTACGATAAAGAATTGATTCATCCTCTTGCTGAAGTACTTTTAAGATTGGGAATTGAAAAGGCTATGGTGGTCCACGGCTTTGATGGCCTTGATGAAATAACTACTACTTCTCCTACTTTTGTCAGTGAAGTAAAAGAAGGCAAAGTCATTGATTATGTGATAGACCCAGGAGATTACGGTATCCCTTATGCAAAACTTGAAGATTTAGAAGGCAAAGACGCTAAAGAAAATGCTCAAATAATTTTGAACATTTTGAGAGGTGAAAAAGGGCCAAAAAGAGATATAGTCGTTTTAAACGCAGCAGCAGCCTTATATATAGGAAAAGTTGTGGAAGATTTAAAAGAAGGAATAAAAGTGGCAAATTATCTAATAGATACGGGTTTAGCTCTTGATAAGCTTACCGAGATTTTGGAGTACCAAAGGAGGCTTAGTTGA
- the trpA gene encoding tryptophan synthase subunit alpha, whose product MNRIDKKFEALKGEGRKALIAFITAGDPDIETTYDIVLALEEAGADIIELGIPYSDPLADGPTIQASSQRALNKGVKIPDIMKIVEKIRLKSDIPLVYLVYYNSIFKYGIQKFLKESKDVGIDGLIIPDLPIEERKDILEEADKYDIYLIPLVAPTSKERIKLITQNGKGFVYCVSITGVTGAREDIETDIEEYMKTVSQYTNMPKAIGFGISTPEMAKKLKDFSDGIIVGSALVERIAKGYNKSEMLQKVKSFVSNLKEVL is encoded by the coding sequence ATGAATAGGATAGACAAAAAGTTTGAAGCCTTAAAAGGAGAAGGGCGCAAAGCTTTAATAGCCTTTATAACAGCGGGAGACCCGGATATAGAGACGACTTATGATATAGTCTTGGCTTTGGAAGAAGCAGGAGCGGATATAATAGAACTGGGAATACCTTATTCTGATCCCTTAGCTGATGGACCTACAATACAGGCTTCTTCACAAAGAGCCTTAAATAAAGGTGTAAAAATACCTGATATAATGAAAATAGTAGAAAAAATAAGGTTAAAAAGTGATATCCCTCTGGTTTACCTTGTCTACTATAACTCTATATTCAAATATGGCATACAAAAATTTTTAAAAGAGTCAAAAGATGTAGGGATAGATGGGCTTATCATACCAGACTTGCCTATTGAAGAGAGAAAAGATATTTTAGAAGAAGCAGATAAATACGATATTTATTTAATACCTTTAGTTGCTCCCACATCAAAAGAGAGGATAAAATTAATTACGCAAAACGGGAAAGGATTTGTATATTGCGTATCAATTACAGGTGTGACAGGTGCGAGGGAGGATATTGAAACTGACATTGAAGAATATATGAAGACAGTCTCTCAATACACCAATATGCCAAAGGCAATAGGGTTTGGCATATCTACTCCGGAGATGGCGAAAAAATTAAAAGATTTCAGTGATGGAATTATTGTAGGGAGTGCCCTTGTAGAAAGAATTGCTAAAGGGTATAATAAATCTGAAATGCTGCAGAAAGTTAAGAGCTTTGTATCCAACTTAAAAGAAGTTTTATGA
- the trpB gene encoding tryptophan synthase subunit beta, whose protein sequence is MNGRFGRFGGQYVPETLMNALIELEREFEKAKQDKDFMEEYRYYLREYSGRPTPLYYAENLTKKLGGAKIYLKREDLNHTGAHKINNVLGQILLAKRMNKKRVIAETGAGQHGVATATAAAMFGMECEIFMGEEDIKRQSLNVFRMKLLGAKVTPVTTGTKTLKDAVNEAIRDWVTNVDNTFYVMGSVVGPHPYPTMVRDFQRVIGDEAKEQILQKEGRLPDYVIACVGGGSNSMGIFYPFIEDKEVKLIGVEAAGEGIETGKHAATMAKGSVGVLHGMMTYLLQDEEGRIMPVYSISAGLDYPGVGPEHAFLKESNRAEYVYATDEEALAAFMDLSQIEGIIPALESAHALAYAMKLAPNLRKDNIIIVNLSGRGDKDVNTVAKVLGVEL, encoded by the coding sequence ATGAATGGAAGATTTGGACGTTTTGGAGGTCAGTATGTGCCAGAGACTTTGATGAATGCGCTTATAGAATTAGAAAGAGAATTTGAAAAAGCTAAACAGGATAAAGATTTCATGGAAGAATATAGGTATTACTTGAGGGAATATTCAGGAAGGCCTACACCTTTGTATTATGCTGAGAATCTTACTAAAAAGCTGGGTGGGGCAAAGATTTATCTAAAGAGGGAAGACCTAAACCACACAGGAGCCCATAAAATAAACAACGTATTGGGACAGATTTTATTGGCAAAACGGATGAATAAAAAGAGAGTTATAGCTGAGACAGGAGCAGGACAGCATGGAGTGGCAACTGCTACAGCTGCTGCAATGTTTGGAATGGAATGCGAAATATTCATGGGAGAAGAAGATATAAAAAGGCAATCTTTAAACGTCTTTAGGATGAAACTTTTAGGTGCAAAAGTGACGCCAGTAACTACAGGGACAAAAACACTTAAAGATGCAGTAAATGAAGCAATAAGAGATTGGGTGACAAATGTAGATAATACTTTTTATGTGATGGGTTCTGTTGTTGGTCCTCATCCTTATCCTACTATGGTGAGAGATTTTCAAAGAGTGATAGGGGATGAGGCAAAAGAACAAATTCTTCAAAAAGAAGGAAGACTTCCTGATTATGTGATTGCTTGTGTTGGCGGAGGCAGTAATTCCATGGGAATTTTCTATCCCTTTATTGAAGATAAAGAGGTAAAATTAATAGGTGTAGAGGCTGCAGGAGAAGGGATTGAAACAGGGAAACATGCAGCTACAATGGCGAAAGGTTCTGTAGGAGTATTGCACGGCATGATGACTTATCTTTTACAGGATGAAGAGGGGAGAATAATGCCAGTATACTCTATATCTGCAGGACTTGATTATCCAGGTGTAGGTCCAGAACATGCCTTTTTAAAAGAAAGTAATAGAGCAGAGTATGTGTATGCGACAGACGAAGAAGCATTGGCGGCTTTTATGGACTTATCTCAAATAGAAGGAATAATACCAGCTTTAGAGAGTGCTCACGCTTTGGCATATGCTATGAAACTGGCTCCAAATTTAAGGAAAGACAATATTATCATTGTAAATTTGTCAGGCAGAGGAGATAAAGACGTAAATACAGTTGCGAAAGTATTGGGGGTGGAGTTATGA
- a CDS encoding anthranilate synthase component II has product MILIIDNYDSFTYNLYQYVGEMHKEIFVIRNDEVAVKDIEKLNPEKIILSPGPGRPENAGICVDVIKSLGDKIPILGICLGHQAIGYAYGAKIVKADKIMHGKTSLVFHEGEKIFKDIKNPIEAMRYHSLVIDRQTLPRDLEITAYTEEGVIMGVRHKMYPVYGLQFHPESILTEQGKEILRNFLEVGYHVTRSY; this is encoded by the coding sequence ATGATTCTGATTATAGATAATTACGATTCCTTTACCTATAATCTTTATCAATATGTGGGAGAAATGCACAAAGAAATATTTGTAATAAGAAATGATGAAGTGGCTGTTAAAGACATTGAAAAACTGAATCCCGAAAAAATTATATTATCACCTGGACCGGGAAGGCCTGAAAATGCAGGCATATGCGTTGATGTCATTAAAAGTTTAGGGGACAAAATTCCAATATTAGGAATATGTCTTGGCCACCAAGCGATTGGATATGCATATGGTGCAAAAATTGTGAAAGCAGATAAGATAATGCATGGCAAAACTTCTCTCGTATTTCACGAAGGTGAAAAAATATTTAAAGATATTAAGAATCCCATAGAGGCAATGAGATATCATTCTCTTGTTATTGACAGACAAACCCTTCCAAGAGATTTAGAAATTACAGCCTATACAGAGGAAGGAGTGATTATGGGAGTAAGGCATAAAATGTACCCTGTATATGGTTTACAGTTTCATCCAGAGTCTATCTTGACAGAGCAGGGGAAAGAAATTTTAAGAAATTTTTTGGAGGTGGGATACCATGTTACAAGAAGCTATTAA
- the trpC gene encoding indole-3-glycerol phosphate synthase TrpC, which produces MVLDEIVRHKKKEVEEKKRIKPVEELINEIKGGYSGSFKKALQKEGISIIGEIKKASPSKGIIKEDFDSVKIAKVYEKVDIDAISVLTEKEFFKGDDNYIREVKKVSSKPILRKDFIVDEYQIYESKILGADAVLLIVSVLGDKLRDFYNLSKSVGLDALVEVHDRQQLAIALEAECDIIGINNRDLKTFNVDINTTENLIKHIPQSTIIVSESGIKIPEDIRYLASLRVDAVLIGETFMKIIDDIDKITDFVREAKGGG; this is translated from the coding sequence ATGGTATTAGATGAGATTGTGAGACACAAAAAAAAGGAGGTGGAAGAGAAAAAAAGAATAAAGCCAGTAGAGGAACTAATTAACGAAATTAAAGGAGGCTATTCTGGCAGTTTCAAGAAAGCACTTCAAAAAGAGGGTATATCAATTATTGGGGAGATAAAAAAAGCCTCTCCCTCCAAAGGAATTATAAAAGAAGACTTTGATTCAGTAAAAATTGCAAAAGTGTATGAGAAAGTTGATATTGACGCTATTTCCGTTTTGACAGAGAAGGAATTTTTTAAAGGGGATGACAACTATATCAGGGAAGTAAAAAAAGTGAGTTCAAAACCTATTTTGAGAAAAGATTTTATTGTGGATGAATACCAAATATATGAATCAAAAATTTTAGGAGCCGATGCAGTACTTCTCATTGTTTCCGTATTAGGGGACAAATTAAGAGATTTTTATAATTTGTCTAAAAGTGTAGGTTTAGATGCGCTTGTGGAAGTTCATGACAGACAACAGCTTGCAATAGCATTAGAAGCTGAATGTGACATAATAGGTATAAATAACAGAGACCTCAAAACTTTTAATGTAGATATAAACACAACAGAAAATTTGATTAAACATATACCTCAAAGTACAATAATTGTTTCCGAAAGTGGAATAAAAATACCTGAAGATATAAGGTATTTAGCTTCATTGAGGGTAGATGCCGTATTAATTGGCGAGACTTTTATGAAAATTATAGATGATATTGACAAAATCACTGATTTTGTAAGGGAGGCAAAAGGAGGAGGATAA
- the bcp gene encoding thioredoxin-dependent thiol peroxidase, which produces MVELNKKAPDFTLNTHDGKQVSLSDFLGKKVVLYFYPKDNTPGCTKEAVSFRDNIKSIEEKNAVVIGISLDDETSHKKFIEKFNLPFILLSDKDTNVSTEYEVYKEKNMYGKKKMGIERSTFIIDSEGIVRKIFRRVKVDGHVEEVLKALDEI; this is translated from the coding sequence ATGGTAGAGCTAAATAAAAAAGCTCCTGACTTTACTTTAAATACTCATGATGGAAAACAAGTTTCTCTTTCAGATTTTTTAGGTAAAAAGGTTGTTTTATACTTTTATCCAAAAGATAACACTCCAGGTTGTACAAAAGAAGCTGTTTCTTTTAGGGACAACATAAAGTCAATAGAAGAGAAAAATGCTGTTGTAATAGGTATAAGTTTAGATGATGAAACTTCTCATAAAAAGTTTATTGAAAAATTCAATCTTCCTTTTATTCTTCTAAGTGACAAAGATACGAATGTGTCTACAGAATATGAGGTATACAAAGAAAAAAACATGTATGGCAAAAAGAAAATGGGAATAGAAAGGTCAACTTTTATCATTGACTCTGAAGGAATTGTTAGGAAAATATTTAGAAGGGTAAAAGTAGATGGACACGTTGAAGAGGTATTAAAGGCGCTAGATGAAATATAA